The proteins below come from a single Lonchura striata isolate bLonStr1 chromosome 10, bLonStr1.mat, whole genome shotgun sequence genomic window:
- the SPHKAP gene encoding A-kinase anchor protein SPHKAP isoform X3 encodes MSRPGTGSRAAARSNFESPLMHDVPERQGSSTDSSASSFGSSVTACKKILCSNSLLESTDYWLQNQRTPCQIGFLEDKSESNCASVCFVNLDANRDDCSDEQVKQKLISISPSLPKLISSMNVQPPKENEIVLLSGLTSGNLQADYEVPQCPWLADVCLVQCARGDRRNSASCIIFEINKFLIGLELVQERQLQIETRVLKPEDDTNCSVSSIEEDFLTASEHLEDDNEADEYKAGHEKLNASEASSDVKKNKGKGFENIHYRKARLPFILEGNCINKDNAAAQVSETVNAGAENGISQPEDKSDQEILWQKELAGKGTSSFSTTNLTSEVENSALMLEDVSVIKMAKEELEPRGDPTTKHSSKADGEDCAGVRKTDPPSQNEQATTGQYATNLAESVLQDAFIRLSQSRPSFSEEAAVSISAGSSCKSEDVSAFPSPSHWAEAESSAEVSDSFEEEHSNGHDQSALEVALACAATVIGTISSPQAVEKFRWEQEVADSSGVVANEEVQAAPSQLLDDCAGTEYSFPSALCGMTQVASAVAICGLEETKEEKYPAASSGLLSAAQASAAITLHCSLAVGSSMEKLNENIAEALLKEASLILTKPNTYKNVGHFMESINGKIIETAARPHIPRADGVIRDELAQNLSNIILRHSIEEVRKKRQVQPEDGSSTQDFFTETANELLFNIIYFTCKKINDIRQLEECSPLFSESAKAEKVTRAEGWPTLATACETSHSPLDHSVAKPFGTSYSSSTSKDLEKVTSTCKSDIKDVNSNEGSTLNSEPSVDTGHNTLGAKTSPKKRYLKKAARDCYKSPNQSNNHHQKKDYRSFSDRENTFANSECRHSVQEQLSSSATINTENQAKIKCDSVLNNDVQLSLSLLGNHVLLPSQPVLQVKNSRDKYCITDFAEELAETVVSMATEIAAICLENSNGKQPWFCAWKRGSEYLVTQSLSCRTMKRKKETHTNGSVVRKHRAPRLSEIKRKTDEHPELKEKLMNRVVDESINLEDTPDSVNLFANEVAAKIMNLTELSMVDSIWQGPNHPRNRLHCERWSRAKASSCESIPEEDSDSKASFNTLGLMNSFGHSLSQTSSVSKQSSCESITDEFSRFMVNQMENEGRGFDLLLDYYAGKNANSILTSALQQVAKKNSHLNVRPSCPSKQSSTESITEEFYRYMLREIEKENKDNASSSRNSKDWCGSLLAPSLRSPFCFRQSSMPDSRSSGSRLTVNVPIKANSLDGFAHHRQDSLSVQPVSTMASAGLCKSDSCLYQRGKTDQITDMLIHETWASSIESLMRKNKIIADEAEATEADQFHSDSPPHVEQYAKRLAANIVESGKSLIVVQQDSFDCTSREHVLTSKHPQSTAQVQPKPTMEEVNLDEKKEQMESPGSLPAGQLREVPLIQIETDQRDEPDKDSESLTSCGPSGKGQQSKAKPPEALDGKHVVSSSPVSSTSPQSRSDAEIIGETKTAEEFPAHLSSSEESTGSWSQLANDEDNPDDTSSYLQLSERSLSNGNSSTTSSLGIMDLEIYQENVPSSPMINELVEEKVFLKEQTENTEESTSELSVGTANCQKDLLVINFDLEPECPDVELRATLQWIAASELGIPTIYFKKSQENRIEKFLDVVQLVQRKSWKVGDIFQAVVQYCKLSEEGREITPSLFDWLLELG; translated from the exons GTTTGTTTTGTGAATTTAGATGCCAACAGAGATGATTGCAGTGATGAGCAAGTGAAACAG AAATTGATCAGCATCTCACCCAGTCTCCCTAAACTGATCAGTTCAATGAACGTACAGCCTCCgaaggaaaatgaaatagtACTGCTGAGTGGATTGACATCAGGAAACCTTCAGGCCGATTATGAGGTTCCCCAG TGTCCTTGGCTGGCAGATGTCTGCTTGGTTCAGTGTGCGAGGGGGGACAGGAGGAACAGCGCAAGCTgcattatttttgaaataaacaaGTTTCTGATTGGACTTGAGCTCGTTCAGGAGAGGCAGCTGCAGATAGAAACTCGTGTCCTAAAGCCTGAGGATGACACAAACTGCTCCGTGTCCTCAATAGAAGAAGATTTCCTCACGGCCTCTGAGCACCTCGAGGATGACAACGAGGCTGATGAATATAAAGCTG gtcatgaaaaattaaatgcttcagAAGCATCTTCAGATgtcaaaaaaaataaaggaaagggaTTTGAAAACATTCACTATAGAAAAGCCAGGTTGCCATTCATTCTTGAAGGGAACTGCATTAATAAAGATAATGCAGCTGCTCAGGTCTCTGAAACTGTGAATGCTGGGGCTGAAAATGGCATCTCACAGCCTGAAGATAAGTCAGACCAGGAAATACTGTGGCAGAAGGAATTAGCTGGAAAAGGTACTTCATCATTTAGTACTACTAATTTGACTAGTGAGGTTGAAAACTCAGCACTCATGTTAGAAGATGTATCTGTAATCAAAATGGCTAAAGAGGAGCTGGAGCCTCGGGGTGACCCCACAACGAAACACAGCAGCAAGGCAGATGGGGAAGATTGTGCAGGTGTCAGGAAAACTGATCCCCCCTCCCAGAATGAGCAGGCGACCACAGGTCAGTACGCCACAAATTTAGCAGAATCTGTTCTGCAGGATGCATTCATTAGACTGTCACAGTCTCGACCCAGTTTCAGTGAGGAGGCTGCAGTCAGCATCTCTGCAGGAAGCTCCTGTAAGTCAGAAGATGTATCTGC cttccccagccccagccactgGGCTGAGGCAGAAAGCTCTGCTGAAGTCTCGGATTCCTTCGAGGAAGAACATTCAAACGGACATGACCAAAGTGCACTGGAAGTGGCTCTGGCTTGTGCAGCCACTGTCATTGGAACCATTTCCAGTCCCCAGGCTGTGGAAAAATTCCGCTGGGAGCAGGAAGTGGCGGACTCGAGTGGAGTGGTTGCTAATGAAGAGGTGCAAGCAGCACCCTCACAGCTCCTTGACGACTGTGCTGGCACGGAATACTCGTTCCCATCTGCGCTCTGTGGCATGACTCAAGTGGCAAGTGCTGTAGCCATCTGTGGCCTGGAGGAAACAAAGGAGGAGAAATACCCTGCAGCTTCCAGTGGACTTCTGTCTGCTGCTCAGGCCTCTGCAGCCATTACTCTGCATTGCAGCTTAGCTGTAGGAAGCAGCATGGAGAAGCTGAATGAGAACATTGCAGAGGCGCTTCTGAAAGAGGCATCCCTAATTCTGACAAAACCTAACACATACAAAAATGTAGGGCATTTTATGGAATccataaatgggaaaattattGAAACGGCAGCAAGACCACATATTCCACGTGCTGATGGAGTAATCAGGGATGAACTTGCACAAAACTTATCCAATATTATTCTACGACATTCTATAGAAGAAGTTAGGAAGAAGAGACAGGTACAACCGGAGGATGGCTCAAGTACACAAGACTTTTTCACAGAGACTGCAAACGAGTTGctttttaatataatatatttcaCTTGCAAGAAGATTAACGACATAAGGCAACTTGAAGAGTgttctcctctcttttctgaAAGCGCAAAAGCAGAGAAAGTAACAAGAGCAGAAGGATGGCCAACACTGGCAACAGCATGTGAAACTTCACACAGCCCCCTTGATCATTCTGTTGCTAAGCCATTTGGTACATCCTACAGCAGCAGTACTAGTAAAGATCTTGAAAAGGTCACAAGCACTTGCAAGAGTGATATCAAAGATGTAAATAGCAATGAAGGTTCCACACTGAATTCAGAACCAAGTGTAGATACAGGGCATAACACACTTGGTGCAAAAACATCGCCCAAGAAGAGATACCTGAAAAAAGCTGCACGAGACTGTTACAAATCCCCAAATCAGAGTAATAATCATCATCAGAAGAAAGACTACAGATCATTTTCAGACAGAGAAAATACCTTTGCAAACAGTGAATGCAGGCACAGTGTTCAAGAACAGCTGTCTTCCAGTGCCACCATAAATACAGAAAACCAAGCCAAGATTAAGTGTGATTCTGTGCTAAATAATGATGTCCAACTTAGCTTGTCTTTGTTAGGAAACCATGTGTTGCTTCCTtctcagcctgtgctgcaggtgaAAAATTCAAGGGACAAATATTGTATAACAGACTTTGCGGAAGAATTGGCAGAAACAGTTGTCTCTATGGCAACAGAAATAGCTGCCATTTGTCTAGAAAATTCAAATGGCAAGCAACCCTGGTTCTGTGCATGGAAGAGAGGCAGTGAATATCTGGTGACCCAGAGTTTATCATGCAGAACCatgaaaaggaagaaggaaaccCACACCAATGGTTCTGTGGTTCGGAAGCACAGGGCACCTCGGCTTAGTGAgatcaaaagaaaaacagatgagCATCCTGAGCTAAAGGAAAAATTGATGAATCGAGTAGTAGATGAATCTATAAACCTTGAGGACACACCAGATTCAGTCAATCTCTTTGCGAATGAAGTGGCTGCCAAGATCATGAACCTCACTGAACTCTCCATGGTTGATAGTATCTGGCAAGGTCCAAACCACCCCAGGAACAGACTGCACTGTGAAAGGTGGAGCCGAGCCAAGGCCTCAAGCTGTGAGAGCATACCAGAGGAAGACTCAGATTCCAAAGCCTCTTTCAATACCCTAGGCCTCATGAACAGCTTTGGTCACTCTCTCAGTCAGACAAGTTCTGTCTCAAAGCAGTCTAGTTGTGAGAGCATTACAGATGAATTTTCAAGATTTATGGTGAACCAGATGGAAAACGAAGGAAGAGGATTTGATTTATTACTGGATTATTATGcaggaaaaaatgcaaacagtATCTTAACTTCTGCCTTGCAACAGGTAGCCAAGAAAAATAGCCATCTTAATGTAAGACCAAGTTGCCCATCCAAACAGTCCAGCACAGAAAGTATAACAGAAGAGTTTTATAGGTATATGCTaagagaaatagaaaaggaaaataaagataatGCATCATCCTCTCGGAATTCAAAGGACTGGTGTGGCAGTTTGCTGGCACCCTCTCTACGGTCACCTTTCTGCTTTAGGCAGTCGTCGATGCCTGACAGTAGATCCTCAGGCTCCAGGCTTACAGTGAACGTCCCAATTAAAGCAAATTCCTTAGACGGGTTTGCCCATCATCGCCAAGATTCATTGAGCGTACAGCCCGTCAGTACCATGGCttctgcagggctctgcaagTCTGACTCCTGCCTGTACCAGAGAGGCAAGACTGACCAGATCACAGACATGCTGATCCACGAGACCTGGGCCAGTTCTATTGAGTCTCTGATGCGCAAGAACAAAATCATAGCAGATGAGGCAGAGGCTACAGAGGCAGACCAGTTTCACAGTGATTCTCCACCACACGTGGAACAATATGCAAAAAGACTGGCTGCAAATATTGTTGAAAGTGGTAAAAGTTTAATTGTTGTCCAGCAGGATTCCTTTGATTGTACAAGCCGAGAACACGTGCTGACAAGCAAGCATCCCCAAAGCACAGCCCAGGTACAGCCCAAACCCACAATGGAGGAAGTGAATTTGGATGAGAAAAAAGAGCAGATGGAGAGCCCTGGAAGCCTCCCTGCAGGACAGCTCAGGGAAGTGCCTTTAATTCAGATAGAAACTGATCAACGAGATGAGCCAGATAAAGACTCAGAGTCCTTGACTTCATGTGGCCCATCTGGAAAGGGGCAGCAAAGCAAAGCCAAGCCTCCAGAAGCTTTGGATGGGAAACATGTGGTTTCCAGTTCCCCAGTAAGTAG CACCAGTCCTCAGAGCAGATCGGATGCTGAAATCATAGGGGAGACAAAAACAGCTGAAGAATTTCCAGCCCATCTCAGCAGCAGTGAAGAAAGCACTGGCAGCTGGTCCCAGCTGGCCAACGATGAGGACAATCCTGATGACACCAGCAGCTACCTGCAGCTCAGCGAGCGCTCCCTGAG CAATGGCAACAGCAGTACAACTAGCAGTCTTGGCATTATGGACCTGGAAATTTATCAGGAGAACGTGCCATCTTCTCCTATGATTAA TGAATTAGTAGAAGAAAAGGTTTTCCTTAAAGAACAGACAGAAAACACTGAGG AAAGTACTTCTGAGCTTTCAGTGGGAACAGCCAACTGTCAAAAGGACCTCCTGGTGATAAACTTTGATCTGGAACCAGAGTGCCCTGATGTGGAGCTGCGAGCCACCCTGCAGTGGATTGCTGCTTCTGAACTTGGAATTCCAActatctattttaaaaaatctcaggAAAACAGAATTGAAAAG tttctAGATGTGGTGCAGTTAGTTCAGCGGAAGTCCTGGAAAGTGGGGGACATCTTCCAAGCCGTGGTGCAGTACTGCAAGCTCAGCGAGGAGGGCAGAGAGATCACACCCAGCCTGTTTGACTGGCTGCTTGAACTGGGTTAA
- the SPHKAP gene encoding A-kinase anchor protein SPHKAP isoform X5: MHDVPERQGSSTDSSASSFGSSVTACKKILCSNSLLESTDYWLQNQRTPCQIGFLEDKSESNCASVCFVNLDANRDDCSDEQVKQKLISISPSLPKLISSMNVQPPKENEIVLLSGLTSGNLQADYEVPQCPWLADVCLVQCARGDRRNSASCIIFEINKFLIGLELVQERQLQIETRVLKPEDDTNCSVSSIEEDFLTASEHLEDDNEADEYKAGHEKLNASEASSDVKKNKGKGFENIHYRKARLPFILEGNCINKDNAAAQVSETVNAGAENGISQPEDKSDQEILWQKELAGKGTSSFSTTNLTSEVENSALMLEDVSVIKMAKEELEPRGDPTTKHSSKADGEDCAGVRKTDPPSQNEQATTGQYATNLAESVLQDAFIRLSQSRPSFSEEAAVSISAGSSCKSEDVSAFPSPSHWAEAESSAEVSDSFEEEHSNGHDQSALEVALACAATVIGTISSPQAVEKFRWEQEVADSSGVVANEEVQAAPSQLLDDCAGTEYSFPSALCGMTQVASAVAICGLEETKEEKYPAASSGLLSAAQASAAITLHCSLAVGSSMEKLNENIAEALLKEASLILTKPNTYKNVGHFMESINGKIIETAARPHIPRADGVIRDELAQNLSNIILRHSIEEVRKKRQVQPEDGSSTQDFFTETANELLFNIIYFTCKKINDIRQLEECSPLFSESAKAEKVTRAEGWPTLATACETSHSPLDHSVAKPFGTSYSSSTSKDLEKVTSTCKSDIKDVNSNEGSTLNSEPSVDTGHNTLGAKTSPKKRYLKKAARDCYKSPNQSNNHHQKKDYRSFSDRENTFANSECRHSVQEQLSSSATINTENQAKIKCDSVLNNDVQLSLSLLGNHVLLPSQPVLQVKNSRDKYCITDFAEELAETVVSMATEIAAICLENSNGKQPWFCAWKRGSEYLVTQSLSCRTMKRKKETHTNGSVVRKHRAPRLSEIKRKTDEHPELKEKLMNRVVDESINLEDTPDSVNLFANEVAAKIMNLTELSMVDSIWQGPNHPRNRLHCERWSRAKASSCESIPEEDSDSKASFNTLGLMNSFGHSLSQTSSVSKQSSCESITDEFSRFMVNQMENEGRGFDLLLDYYAGKNANSILTSALQQVAKKNSHLNVRPSCPSKQSSTESITEEFYRYMLREIEKENKDNASSSRNSKDWCGSLLAPSLRSPFCFRQSSMPDSRSSGSRLTVNVPIKANSLDGFAHHRQDSLSVQPVSTMASAGLCKSDSCLYQRGKTDQITDMLIHETWASSIESLMRKNKIIADEAEATEADQFHSDSPPHVEQYAKRLAANIVESGKSLIVVQQDSFDCTSREHVLTSKHPQSTAQVQPKPTMEEVNLDEKKEQMESPGSLPAGQLREVPLIQIETDQRDEPDKDSESLTSCGPSGKGQQSKAKPPEALDGKHVVSSSPVSSTSPQSRSDAEIIGETKTAEEFPAHLSSSEESTGSWSQLANDEDNPDDTSSYLQLSERSLSNGNSSTTSSLGIMDLEIYQENVPSSPMINELVEEKVFLKEQTENTEESTSELSVGTANCQKDLLVINFDLEPECPDVELRATLQWIAASELGIPTIYFKKSQENRIEKFLDVVQLVQRKSWKVGDIFQAVVQYCKLSEEGREITPSLFDWLLELG, encoded by the exons GTTTGTTTTGTGAATTTAGATGCCAACAGAGATGATTGCAGTGATGAGCAAGTGAAACAG AAATTGATCAGCATCTCACCCAGTCTCCCTAAACTGATCAGTTCAATGAACGTACAGCCTCCgaaggaaaatgaaatagtACTGCTGAGTGGATTGACATCAGGAAACCTTCAGGCCGATTATGAGGTTCCCCAG TGTCCTTGGCTGGCAGATGTCTGCTTGGTTCAGTGTGCGAGGGGGGACAGGAGGAACAGCGCAAGCTgcattatttttgaaataaacaaGTTTCTGATTGGACTTGAGCTCGTTCAGGAGAGGCAGCTGCAGATAGAAACTCGTGTCCTAAAGCCTGAGGATGACACAAACTGCTCCGTGTCCTCAATAGAAGAAGATTTCCTCACGGCCTCTGAGCACCTCGAGGATGACAACGAGGCTGATGAATATAAAGCTG gtcatgaaaaattaaatgcttcagAAGCATCTTCAGATgtcaaaaaaaataaaggaaagggaTTTGAAAACATTCACTATAGAAAAGCCAGGTTGCCATTCATTCTTGAAGGGAACTGCATTAATAAAGATAATGCAGCTGCTCAGGTCTCTGAAACTGTGAATGCTGGGGCTGAAAATGGCATCTCACAGCCTGAAGATAAGTCAGACCAGGAAATACTGTGGCAGAAGGAATTAGCTGGAAAAGGTACTTCATCATTTAGTACTACTAATTTGACTAGTGAGGTTGAAAACTCAGCACTCATGTTAGAAGATGTATCTGTAATCAAAATGGCTAAAGAGGAGCTGGAGCCTCGGGGTGACCCCACAACGAAACACAGCAGCAAGGCAGATGGGGAAGATTGTGCAGGTGTCAGGAAAACTGATCCCCCCTCCCAGAATGAGCAGGCGACCACAGGTCAGTACGCCACAAATTTAGCAGAATCTGTTCTGCAGGATGCATTCATTAGACTGTCACAGTCTCGACCCAGTTTCAGTGAGGAGGCTGCAGTCAGCATCTCTGCAGGAAGCTCCTGTAAGTCAGAAGATGTATCTGC cttccccagccccagccactgGGCTGAGGCAGAAAGCTCTGCTGAAGTCTCGGATTCCTTCGAGGAAGAACATTCAAACGGACATGACCAAAGTGCACTGGAAGTGGCTCTGGCTTGTGCAGCCACTGTCATTGGAACCATTTCCAGTCCCCAGGCTGTGGAAAAATTCCGCTGGGAGCAGGAAGTGGCGGACTCGAGTGGAGTGGTTGCTAATGAAGAGGTGCAAGCAGCACCCTCACAGCTCCTTGACGACTGTGCTGGCACGGAATACTCGTTCCCATCTGCGCTCTGTGGCATGACTCAAGTGGCAAGTGCTGTAGCCATCTGTGGCCTGGAGGAAACAAAGGAGGAGAAATACCCTGCAGCTTCCAGTGGACTTCTGTCTGCTGCTCAGGCCTCTGCAGCCATTACTCTGCATTGCAGCTTAGCTGTAGGAAGCAGCATGGAGAAGCTGAATGAGAACATTGCAGAGGCGCTTCTGAAAGAGGCATCCCTAATTCTGACAAAACCTAACACATACAAAAATGTAGGGCATTTTATGGAATccataaatgggaaaattattGAAACGGCAGCAAGACCACATATTCCACGTGCTGATGGAGTAATCAGGGATGAACTTGCACAAAACTTATCCAATATTATTCTACGACATTCTATAGAAGAAGTTAGGAAGAAGAGACAGGTACAACCGGAGGATGGCTCAAGTACACAAGACTTTTTCACAGAGACTGCAAACGAGTTGctttttaatataatatatttcaCTTGCAAGAAGATTAACGACATAAGGCAACTTGAAGAGTgttctcctctcttttctgaAAGCGCAAAAGCAGAGAAAGTAACAAGAGCAGAAGGATGGCCAACACTGGCAACAGCATGTGAAACTTCACACAGCCCCCTTGATCATTCTGTTGCTAAGCCATTTGGTACATCCTACAGCAGCAGTACTAGTAAAGATCTTGAAAAGGTCACAAGCACTTGCAAGAGTGATATCAAAGATGTAAATAGCAATGAAGGTTCCACACTGAATTCAGAACCAAGTGTAGATACAGGGCATAACACACTTGGTGCAAAAACATCGCCCAAGAAGAGATACCTGAAAAAAGCTGCACGAGACTGTTACAAATCCCCAAATCAGAGTAATAATCATCATCAGAAGAAAGACTACAGATCATTTTCAGACAGAGAAAATACCTTTGCAAACAGTGAATGCAGGCACAGTGTTCAAGAACAGCTGTCTTCCAGTGCCACCATAAATACAGAAAACCAAGCCAAGATTAAGTGTGATTCTGTGCTAAATAATGATGTCCAACTTAGCTTGTCTTTGTTAGGAAACCATGTGTTGCTTCCTtctcagcctgtgctgcaggtgaAAAATTCAAGGGACAAATATTGTATAACAGACTTTGCGGAAGAATTGGCAGAAACAGTTGTCTCTATGGCAACAGAAATAGCTGCCATTTGTCTAGAAAATTCAAATGGCAAGCAACCCTGGTTCTGTGCATGGAAGAGAGGCAGTGAATATCTGGTGACCCAGAGTTTATCATGCAGAACCatgaaaaggaagaaggaaaccCACACCAATGGTTCTGTGGTTCGGAAGCACAGGGCACCTCGGCTTAGTGAgatcaaaagaaaaacagatgagCATCCTGAGCTAAAGGAAAAATTGATGAATCGAGTAGTAGATGAATCTATAAACCTTGAGGACACACCAGATTCAGTCAATCTCTTTGCGAATGAAGTGGCTGCCAAGATCATGAACCTCACTGAACTCTCCATGGTTGATAGTATCTGGCAAGGTCCAAACCACCCCAGGAACAGACTGCACTGTGAAAGGTGGAGCCGAGCCAAGGCCTCAAGCTGTGAGAGCATACCAGAGGAAGACTCAGATTCCAAAGCCTCTTTCAATACCCTAGGCCTCATGAACAGCTTTGGTCACTCTCTCAGTCAGACAAGTTCTGTCTCAAAGCAGTCTAGTTGTGAGAGCATTACAGATGAATTTTCAAGATTTATGGTGAACCAGATGGAAAACGAAGGAAGAGGATTTGATTTATTACTGGATTATTATGcaggaaaaaatgcaaacagtATCTTAACTTCTGCCTTGCAACAGGTAGCCAAGAAAAATAGCCATCTTAATGTAAGACCAAGTTGCCCATCCAAACAGTCCAGCACAGAAAGTATAACAGAAGAGTTTTATAGGTATATGCTaagagaaatagaaaaggaaaataaagataatGCATCATCCTCTCGGAATTCAAAGGACTGGTGTGGCAGTTTGCTGGCACCCTCTCTACGGTCACCTTTCTGCTTTAGGCAGTCGTCGATGCCTGACAGTAGATCCTCAGGCTCCAGGCTTACAGTGAACGTCCCAATTAAAGCAAATTCCTTAGACGGGTTTGCCCATCATCGCCAAGATTCATTGAGCGTACAGCCCGTCAGTACCATGGCttctgcagggctctgcaagTCTGACTCCTGCCTGTACCAGAGAGGCAAGACTGACCAGATCACAGACATGCTGATCCACGAGACCTGGGCCAGTTCTATTGAGTCTCTGATGCGCAAGAACAAAATCATAGCAGATGAGGCAGAGGCTACAGAGGCAGACCAGTTTCACAGTGATTCTCCACCACACGTGGAACAATATGCAAAAAGACTGGCTGCAAATATTGTTGAAAGTGGTAAAAGTTTAATTGTTGTCCAGCAGGATTCCTTTGATTGTACAAGCCGAGAACACGTGCTGACAAGCAAGCATCCCCAAAGCACAGCCCAGGTACAGCCCAAACCCACAATGGAGGAAGTGAATTTGGATGAGAAAAAAGAGCAGATGGAGAGCCCTGGAAGCCTCCCTGCAGGACAGCTCAGGGAAGTGCCTTTAATTCAGATAGAAACTGATCAACGAGATGAGCCAGATAAAGACTCAGAGTCCTTGACTTCATGTGGCCCATCTGGAAAGGGGCAGCAAAGCAAAGCCAAGCCTCCAGAAGCTTTGGATGGGAAACATGTGGTTTCCAGTTCCCCAGTAAGTAG CACCAGTCCTCAGAGCAGATCGGATGCTGAAATCATAGGGGAGACAAAAACAGCTGAAGAATTTCCAGCCCATCTCAGCAGCAGTGAAGAAAGCACTGGCAGCTGGTCCCAGCTGGCCAACGATGAGGACAATCCTGATGACACCAGCAGCTACCTGCAGCTCAGCGAGCGCTCCCTGAG CAATGGCAACAGCAGTACAACTAGCAGTCTTGGCATTATGGACCTGGAAATTTATCAGGAGAACGTGCCATCTTCTCCTATGATTAA TGAATTAGTAGAAGAAAAGGTTTTCCTTAAAGAACAGACAGAAAACACTGAGG AAAGTACTTCTGAGCTTTCAGTGGGAACAGCCAACTGTCAAAAGGACCTCCTGGTGATAAACTTTGATCTGGAACCAGAGTGCCCTGATGTGGAGCTGCGAGCCACCCTGCAGTGGATTGCTGCTTCTGAACTTGGAATTCCAActatctattttaaaaaatctcaggAAAACAGAATTGAAAAG tttctAGATGTGGTGCAGTTAGTTCAGCGGAAGTCCTGGAAAGTGGGGGACATCTTCCAAGCCGTGGTGCAGTACTGCAAGCTCAGCGAGGAGGGCAGAGAGATCACACCCAGCCTGTTTGACTGGCTGCTTGAACTGGGTTAA